Proteins from one Cicer arietinum cultivar CDC Frontier isolate Library 1 chromosome 3, Cicar.CDCFrontier_v2.0, whole genome shotgun sequence genomic window:
- the LOC101503817 gene encoding uncharacterized protein isoform X2 has protein sequence MAILKITKKHNKLFNNPFPSAPTTIPYVRGSLFINSKALSSSDHTFSIGNDFQLYWSTINGGHLSISHLSMVNRPIWSTIPGKAFVSAAVADTEIEESRGSFLVKDKDVHLMCNHQTIDDIRMINQYEVVESPCGNSGLDLDQKSYAEDTTKFPTLLITGRLLNMSKKNKRFQKCGIEANIQFEAKGPFVYAKYWVLFNQKNKHEVGFQVKIEKPNFVSSNNKVSSEASGVYKGFKRRLSNRKKRIGWCWYLSRPRGFVLVSSVEDEIGDKVEMTKPKEFNRVWLTYASDENERFYGFGEQFSYMNFKGKRVPILVQEQGIGRGDQPITLAANLVSYRAGGDWSSTYAPSPFYMTSKMRSLYLEGYDYTIFDLTRLDRVQIQIYGNSIEGRILHGNTPCELIERFTETIGRLPELPEWIISGAIVGMQGGTDAVHRIWDELRAYDVPVSAFWLQDWVGQRETLIGSQLWWNWEVDEQRYWGWKELIKDLSTQNIKVMTYCNPCLAPVDEKHNKRRNLFVEAKQLDILVKDNNGNPYMVPNTAFDVGMLDLTHPKTATWFKQILLEMVDDGVRGWMADFGEGLPVDAVLYSGEDPISAHNRYPELWAKINREVVEEWKSNNSMDKLKNEDQEKDGLVFFMRAGFRDSPKWGMLFWEGDQMVSWQTNDGIKSSVVGLLSSGISGYAFNHSDIGGYCTVNLPIVKYRRSQELLLRWMELNSFTTVFRTHEGNKPSCNSQFYSNQQTLSHFARSAKVYTAWKFYRIQLVKEAAQKGLPVCRHLFLQYPNDEHVHNLSYQQFLVGSEFLVVPVLDKGKKKVKAYFPLGESSSWLHIWSGKIFSKQGSESWIEAPIGYPAVFIKVGSIIGETFLNNLRILGILQ, from the exons ATGGCAATCCTTAAGATAACCAAAAAACACAACAAACTTTTCAACAACCCTTTCCCTTCTGCTCCAACCACCATCCCTTATGTCAGAGGCTCTCTATTCATCAATTCAAAAGCTTTATCTTCTTCTGATCATACTTTCTCAATTGGCAATGATTTTCAGCTTTATTGGTCCACTATCAATGGTGGGCACCTTTCAATTTCACACCTTTCTATGGTTAACAGACCCATTTGGTCAACAATCCCAGGTAAGGCTTTTGTTTCAGCTGCAGTGGCTGATACAGAGATTGAAGAAAGTAGAGGATCTTTTCTTGTTAAAGATAAAGATGTTCATTTGATGTGTAATCACCAAACTATTGATGATATTAGGATGATCAATCAATATGAAGTTGTGGAATCTCCATGTGGAAATTCAGGATTGGATTTGGACCAGAAAAGTTATGCGGAAGATACAACAAAGTTTCCAACTTTGTTGATCACAGGAAGGCTTTTGAATATGAGTAAGAAGAACAAAAGGTTTCAAAAGTGTGGCATTGAAGCAAATATACAGTTTGAAGCAAAAGGGCCATTTGTGTATGCAAAGTATTGGGTTTTGTTCAATCAGAAAAACAAGCATGAGGTTGGGTTTCAAGTGAAGATTGAAAAACCAAACTTCGTATCAAGCAATAATAAGGTGTCTTCAGAAGCTTCAGGAGTATATAAAGGTTTTAAGAGGAGGTTGAGTAATAGAAAAAAGAGGATAGGTTGGTGTTGGTATCTTTCAAGGCCAAGAGGGTTTGTTTTGGTTTCTTCAGTGGAAGATGAAATAGGAGACAAGGTGGAAATGACAAAACCAAAAGAATTCAATAGGGTATGGTTGACATATGCAAGTGATGAGAATGAGAGGTTTTATGGTTTTGGAGAGCAGTTTTCTTACATGAATTTTAAGGGCAAAAGGGTTCCTATCTTAGTTCAAGAACAAGGTATTGGAAGAGGAGATCAACCTATCACTTTAGCTGCTAACTTGGTCAGTTACAG GGCAGGAGGCGATTGGAGTTCAACATATGCTCCTTCTCCATTCTACATGACATCAAAAATGAGGTCCCTCTACCTTGAAGGATATGATTATACCATCTTCGATCTTACTAGACTTGATAGAGTACAGATACAG ATATATGGAAACTCAATTGAAGGACGGATATTGCATGGGAACACACCTTGTGAGCTGATCGAACGATTCACAGAAACTATTGGAAGGCTACCTGAGCTTCCAGAGTGGATAATATCTGGTGCTATAGTTGGAATGCAGGGTGGCACTGATGCTGTACACCGTATTTGGGATGAATTACGAGCTTATGATGTTCCTGTCTCAGCATTTTGGTTACAA GATTGGGTAGGGCAGAGAGAAACATTGATTGGCTCACAACTTTGGTGGAATTGGGAAGTGGATGAACAAAGATATTGGGGTTGGAAAGAACTTATCAAAGATCTTAGCActcaaaatataaaagttatgACTTATTGCAATCCTTGTCTAGCTCCG GTTGATGAGAAGCATAACAAAAGGAGAAATCTTTTTGTGGAGGCAAAACAGTTGGACATATTGGTGAAAGACAATAATGGGAATCCATATATGGTTCCAAATACTGCCTTTGATGTGGGGATGCTAGATTTAACTCACCCAAAAACTGCAACTTGGTTCAAGCAGATTCTACTTGAAATGGTGGATGATGGAGTAAGAGGATGGATGGCTGATTTCGGCGAAGGCCTTCCTGTGGACGCAGTTCTATATTCAG GTGAAGATCCTATTTCCGCTCATAATAGATATCCAGAACTATGGGCCAAAATCAACAGAGAGGTTGTGGAAGAATGGAAAAGTAACAACTCCATGGACAAATTGAAGAATGAAGACCAAGAAAAAGATGGATTGGTTTTCTTCATGAGGGCTGGTTTTAGAGATAGCCCAAAATGGGGGATGCTATTTTGGGAAGGAGATCAAATGGTGAGTTGGCAAACAAATGATGGAATAAAGAGTTCTGTTGTTGGCCTACTTAGCAGTGGAATTTCTGGCTATGCCTTTAATCACAGTGACATTGGAGGATATTGTACAGTTAACTTACCTATAGTTAAATATAGAAGAAGTCAAGAATTGCTTTTGCGTTGGATGGAGCTTAATTCTTTCACCACAGTCTTTCGCACCCATGAA GGAAACAAACCATCATGCAACAGCCAGTTTTACTCAAACCAACAAACTCTATCACACTTTGCGCGCTCCGCAAAAGTATACACAGCATGGAAATTTTACAGAATTCAACTTGTGAAG GAAGCAGCACAGAAAGGATTGCCTGTATGCCGCCACCTGTTTCTTCAGTACCCTAACGACGAACATGTTCATAACTTGAGTTATCAGCAGTTTTTGGTTGGTTCTGAGTTCCTAGTGGTGCCTGTTCTTGACAAAGGAAAGAAGAAAGTTAAAGCTTATTTTCCATTGGGAGAGAGTAGTAGTTGGCTGCATATTTGGTCAGGAAAAATATTTTCCAAACAAGGAAGTGAATCATGGATAGAAGCTCCAATAGGTTATCCTGCTGTATTTATCAAGGTTGGTTCCATTATTGGAGAAACCTTTTTGAATAACCTAAGAATCTTGGGAATTCTTCAATAA
- the LOC101503275 gene encoding pentatricopeptide repeat-containing protein At1g80270, mitochondrial-like isoform X2 has translation MWALRRASFPLRNRVFHVRVPYVKLTPNTCVEDHAGISVSPQLAYGNGGFSSPNRCFHSGLGSSRCEFSSQAGTKDDDDLEDGFSELETPLGYESEKLLDSDSEHSDDAEVPHNELELSHDEDELVTVKKSSQKRVLSELFKDIMDAPGLSVRTALDKWVEEGKELSREEISLTMANLRRRKMYGRALQLSEWLESKKHLEFVDSDYASRLDLIAKLRGLHAAEGFIESIPESFRGEIVYRTLLANCVVLNNLHKAEEIFNKMKDLEFPVTAFACNQLLFLYKRNDKKKIADVLLIMEHENVKPSPLTFKILIDAKGQSKDIAGMDQIVEKMKGEGIEPDIQTNAVLVGHYISAGLDDKAKALLKKMEGEDLRENRWVCRTLLPLYANLGMADEVGRVWKVCETHPRIEDCFAAIEAWGKLKKIDEAEAVFEMMSKKWKLTPKNCSVLLKVYANHKMLVKAKDLVKRMVDSGCRLGPLTWDALVKLYVQAGEVEKADTVLQKAIQQSKAKPLFSSYLTILLQYAKRGDIHNSEKIFYKMKQAGYASRPRQYQVLIEAYINAKVPAYGIRDRLKGDNISPNRTLANMLVQVDGFKKSPASDLLD, from the exons ATGTGGGCTCTTCGTCGAGCTTCATTCCCTCTCCG GAATAGAGTATTTCATGTAAGGGTTCCTTATGTCAAGTTAACACCAAATACTTGTGTAGAAGATCATGCTGGAATCTCTGTTTCACCTCAACTAGCATATGGTAATGGTGGATTTTCGTCGCCAAATAGATGTTTTCACTCTGGTCTTGGTTCTAGTAGATGTGAGTTTTCTTCACAAGCTGGTACGAAAGACGACGATGATTTGGAGGACGGATTTTCGGAACTGGAGACTCCTTTGGGCTATGAGAGTGAAAAGTTGTTGGATTCCGATTCAGAACATTCAGATGATGCTGAGGTGCCACACAACGAACTGGAGTTATCACATGATGAGGACGAGCTTGTCACGGTTAAGAAATCGAGCCAAAAAAGGGTTTTGTCGGAATTATTTAAGGATATAATGGATGCTCCGGGACTTTCTGTTCGTACGGCGCTGGATAAGTGGGTTGAAGAGGGGAAGGAATTGAGCAGAGAGGAGATCTCACTCACCATGGCTAATCTTCGGAGGCGTAAGATGTATGGGAGAGCTTTGCAG CTCTCGGAGTGGCTTGAGTCCAAAAAGCATCTCGAATTTGTTGATAGTGATTATGCTTCTCGTCTTGATTTAATTGCCAAATTGCGTGGCTTGCATGCGGCAGAAGGTTTCATTGAGAGTATTCCAGAATCTTTTAGAGGGGAAATAGTATACCGAACTTTATTAGCTAACTGTGTTGTTCTGAACAATTTGCATAAAGCAGaggaaatttttaataaaatgaaggATTTAGAGTTTCCTGTTACAGCATTTGCGTGCAATCAGTTGCTTTTTCTGTATAAGAGAaatgacaaaaagaaaatagCTGATGTGTTATTGATCATGGAACACGAGAATGTCAAACCTTCGCCTTTGacttttaaaatcttaataGACGCAAAGGGCCAGTCAAAGGATATTGCTGGAATGGATCAAATTGTTGAGAAAATGAAGGGTGAAGGCATTGAACCGGACATCCAGACAAATGCAGTTTTGGTTGGGCATTACATCTCAGCTGGGCTTGATGATAAAGCTAAAGCGTTATTGAAGAAGATGGAAGGTGAGGACTTAAGAGAGAATCGGTGGGTATGTCGAACGTTGCTTCCCCTCTATGCAAACTTGGGGATGGCCGATGAAGTTGGAAGAGTTTGGAAGGTCTGTGAGACACACCCTCGAATTGAGGATTGTTTTGCTGCAATTGAAGCCTGGGGTAAGTTGAAGAAAATTGATGAAGCAGAGGCAGTTTTCGAGATGATGTCAAAGAAATGGAAGCTTACGCCCAAGAACTGCTCAGTGCTACTGAAGGTTTATGCAAACCATAAGATGCTAGTAAAGGCAAAGGATCTTGTTAAGCGAATGGTGGATAGTGGATGTCGATTAGGTCCCTTGACCTGGGATGCATTGGTGAAACTATATGTCCAAGCAGGGGAAGTGGAAAAGGCAGATACTGTTCTGCAGAAGGCAATCCAGCAGAGTAAGGCGAAGCCATTATTTTCGTCCTATCTTACTATTTTACTACAGTATGCTAAGAGGGGCGACATCCATAATTCGGAAAAGATTTTCTATAAAATGAAACAAGCTGGTTATGCATCCCGACCAAGGCAGTACCAAGTTCTTATAGAAGCATATATAAATGCCAAGGTTCCAGCTTATGGGATTAGGGACAGGTTGAAAGGAGACAACATATCTCCCAACAGAACTTTGGCTAACATGTTGGTACAAGTTGATGGATTTAAGAAGAGTCCGGCTTCTGATTTGCTTGATTAA
- the LOC101503817 gene encoding uncharacterized protein isoform X1 → MAILKITKKHNKLFNNPFPSAPTTIPYVRGSLFINSKALSSSDHTFSIGNDFQLYWSTINGGHLSISHLSMVNRPIWSTIPGKAFVSAAVADTEIEESRGSFLVKDKDVHLMCNHQTIDDIRMINQYEVVESPCGNSGLDLDQKSYAEDTTKFPTLLITGRLLNMSKKNKRFQKCGIEANIQFEAKGPFVYAKYWVLFNQKNKHEVGFQVKIEKPNFVSSNNKVSSEASGVYKGFKRRLSNRKKRIGWCWYLSRPRGFVLVSSVEDEIGDKVEMTKPKEFNRVWLTYASDENERFYGFGEQFSYMNFKGKRVPILVQEQGIGRGDQPITLAANLVSYRAGGDWSSTYAPSPFYMTSKMRSLYLEGYDYTIFDLTRLDRVQIQFPNFCHWSLQIYGNSIEGRILHGNTPCELIERFTETIGRLPELPEWIISGAIVGMQGGTDAVHRIWDELRAYDVPVSAFWLQDWVGQRETLIGSQLWWNWEVDEQRYWGWKELIKDLSTQNIKVMTYCNPCLAPVDEKHNKRRNLFVEAKQLDILVKDNNGNPYMVPNTAFDVGMLDLTHPKTATWFKQILLEMVDDGVRGWMADFGEGLPVDAVLYSGEDPISAHNRYPELWAKINREVVEEWKSNNSMDKLKNEDQEKDGLVFFMRAGFRDSPKWGMLFWEGDQMVSWQTNDGIKSSVVGLLSSGISGYAFNHSDIGGYCTVNLPIVKYRRSQELLLRWMELNSFTTVFRTHEGNKPSCNSQFYSNQQTLSHFARSAKVYTAWKFYRIQLVKEAAQKGLPVCRHLFLQYPNDEHVHNLSYQQFLVGSEFLVVPVLDKGKKKVKAYFPLGESSSWLHIWSGKIFSKQGSESWIEAPIGYPAVFIKVGSIIGETFLNNLRILGILQ, encoded by the exons ATGGCAATCCTTAAGATAACCAAAAAACACAACAAACTTTTCAACAACCCTTTCCCTTCTGCTCCAACCACCATCCCTTATGTCAGAGGCTCTCTATTCATCAATTCAAAAGCTTTATCTTCTTCTGATCATACTTTCTCAATTGGCAATGATTTTCAGCTTTATTGGTCCACTATCAATGGTGGGCACCTTTCAATTTCACACCTTTCTATGGTTAACAGACCCATTTGGTCAACAATCCCAGGTAAGGCTTTTGTTTCAGCTGCAGTGGCTGATACAGAGATTGAAGAAAGTAGAGGATCTTTTCTTGTTAAAGATAAAGATGTTCATTTGATGTGTAATCACCAAACTATTGATGATATTAGGATGATCAATCAATATGAAGTTGTGGAATCTCCATGTGGAAATTCAGGATTGGATTTGGACCAGAAAAGTTATGCGGAAGATACAACAAAGTTTCCAACTTTGTTGATCACAGGAAGGCTTTTGAATATGAGTAAGAAGAACAAAAGGTTTCAAAAGTGTGGCATTGAAGCAAATATACAGTTTGAAGCAAAAGGGCCATTTGTGTATGCAAAGTATTGGGTTTTGTTCAATCAGAAAAACAAGCATGAGGTTGGGTTTCAAGTGAAGATTGAAAAACCAAACTTCGTATCAAGCAATAATAAGGTGTCTTCAGAAGCTTCAGGAGTATATAAAGGTTTTAAGAGGAGGTTGAGTAATAGAAAAAAGAGGATAGGTTGGTGTTGGTATCTTTCAAGGCCAAGAGGGTTTGTTTTGGTTTCTTCAGTGGAAGATGAAATAGGAGACAAGGTGGAAATGACAAAACCAAAAGAATTCAATAGGGTATGGTTGACATATGCAAGTGATGAGAATGAGAGGTTTTATGGTTTTGGAGAGCAGTTTTCTTACATGAATTTTAAGGGCAAAAGGGTTCCTATCTTAGTTCAAGAACAAGGTATTGGAAGAGGAGATCAACCTATCACTTTAGCTGCTAACTTGGTCAGTTACAG GGCAGGAGGCGATTGGAGTTCAACATATGCTCCTTCTCCATTCTACATGACATCAAAAATGAGGTCCCTCTACCTTGAAGGATATGATTATACCATCTTCGATCTTACTAGACTTGATAGAGTACAGATACAG tTTCCAAATTTCTGTCACTGGAGCTTGCAGATATATGGAAACTCAATTGAAGGACGGATATTGCATGGGAACACACCTTGTGAGCTGATCGAACGATTCACAGAAACTATTGGAAGGCTACCTGAGCTTCCAGAGTGGATAATATCTGGTGCTATAGTTGGAATGCAGGGTGGCACTGATGCTGTACACCGTATTTGGGATGAATTACGAGCTTATGATGTTCCTGTCTCAGCATTTTGGTTACAA GATTGGGTAGGGCAGAGAGAAACATTGATTGGCTCACAACTTTGGTGGAATTGGGAAGTGGATGAACAAAGATATTGGGGTTGGAAAGAACTTATCAAAGATCTTAGCActcaaaatataaaagttatgACTTATTGCAATCCTTGTCTAGCTCCG GTTGATGAGAAGCATAACAAAAGGAGAAATCTTTTTGTGGAGGCAAAACAGTTGGACATATTGGTGAAAGACAATAATGGGAATCCATATATGGTTCCAAATACTGCCTTTGATGTGGGGATGCTAGATTTAACTCACCCAAAAACTGCAACTTGGTTCAAGCAGATTCTACTTGAAATGGTGGATGATGGAGTAAGAGGATGGATGGCTGATTTCGGCGAAGGCCTTCCTGTGGACGCAGTTCTATATTCAG GTGAAGATCCTATTTCCGCTCATAATAGATATCCAGAACTATGGGCCAAAATCAACAGAGAGGTTGTGGAAGAATGGAAAAGTAACAACTCCATGGACAAATTGAAGAATGAAGACCAAGAAAAAGATGGATTGGTTTTCTTCATGAGGGCTGGTTTTAGAGATAGCCCAAAATGGGGGATGCTATTTTGGGAAGGAGATCAAATGGTGAGTTGGCAAACAAATGATGGAATAAAGAGTTCTGTTGTTGGCCTACTTAGCAGTGGAATTTCTGGCTATGCCTTTAATCACAGTGACATTGGAGGATATTGTACAGTTAACTTACCTATAGTTAAATATAGAAGAAGTCAAGAATTGCTTTTGCGTTGGATGGAGCTTAATTCTTTCACCACAGTCTTTCGCACCCATGAA GGAAACAAACCATCATGCAACAGCCAGTTTTACTCAAACCAACAAACTCTATCACACTTTGCGCGCTCCGCAAAAGTATACACAGCATGGAAATTTTACAGAATTCAACTTGTGAAG GAAGCAGCACAGAAAGGATTGCCTGTATGCCGCCACCTGTTTCTTCAGTACCCTAACGACGAACATGTTCATAACTTGAGTTATCAGCAGTTTTTGGTTGGTTCTGAGTTCCTAGTGGTGCCTGTTCTTGACAAAGGAAAGAAGAAAGTTAAAGCTTATTTTCCATTGGGAGAGAGTAGTAGTTGGCTGCATATTTGGTCAGGAAAAATATTTTCCAAACAAGGAAGTGAATCATGGATAGAAGCTCCAATAGGTTATCCTGCTGTATTTATCAAGGTTGGTTCCATTATTGGAGAAACCTTTTTGAATAACCTAAGAATCTTGGGAATTCTTCAATAA
- the LOC101503275 gene encoding pentatricopeptide repeat-containing protein At1g80270, mitochondrial-like isoform X1: protein MWALRRASFPLRLNSLYRNRVFHVRVPYVKLTPNTCVEDHAGISVSPQLAYGNGGFSSPNRCFHSGLGSSRCEFSSQAGTKDDDDLEDGFSELETPLGYESEKLLDSDSEHSDDAEVPHNELELSHDEDELVTVKKSSQKRVLSELFKDIMDAPGLSVRTALDKWVEEGKELSREEISLTMANLRRRKMYGRALQLSEWLESKKHLEFVDSDYASRLDLIAKLRGLHAAEGFIESIPESFRGEIVYRTLLANCVVLNNLHKAEEIFNKMKDLEFPVTAFACNQLLFLYKRNDKKKIADVLLIMEHENVKPSPLTFKILIDAKGQSKDIAGMDQIVEKMKGEGIEPDIQTNAVLVGHYISAGLDDKAKALLKKMEGEDLRENRWVCRTLLPLYANLGMADEVGRVWKVCETHPRIEDCFAAIEAWGKLKKIDEAEAVFEMMSKKWKLTPKNCSVLLKVYANHKMLVKAKDLVKRMVDSGCRLGPLTWDALVKLYVQAGEVEKADTVLQKAIQQSKAKPLFSSYLTILLQYAKRGDIHNSEKIFYKMKQAGYASRPRQYQVLIEAYINAKVPAYGIRDRLKGDNISPNRTLANMLVQVDGFKKSPASDLLD from the exons ATGTGGGCTCTTCGTCGAGCTTCATTCCCTCTCCG TCTCAATTCTTTGTATAGGAATAGAGTATTTCATGTAAGGGTTCCTTATGTCAAGTTAACACCAAATACTTGTGTAGAAGATCATGCTGGAATCTCTGTTTCACCTCAACTAGCATATGGTAATGGTGGATTTTCGTCGCCAAATAGATGTTTTCACTCTGGTCTTGGTTCTAGTAGATGTGAGTTTTCTTCACAAGCTGGTACGAAAGACGACGATGATTTGGAGGACGGATTTTCGGAACTGGAGACTCCTTTGGGCTATGAGAGTGAAAAGTTGTTGGATTCCGATTCAGAACATTCAGATGATGCTGAGGTGCCACACAACGAACTGGAGTTATCACATGATGAGGACGAGCTTGTCACGGTTAAGAAATCGAGCCAAAAAAGGGTTTTGTCGGAATTATTTAAGGATATAATGGATGCTCCGGGACTTTCTGTTCGTACGGCGCTGGATAAGTGGGTTGAAGAGGGGAAGGAATTGAGCAGAGAGGAGATCTCACTCACCATGGCTAATCTTCGGAGGCGTAAGATGTATGGGAGAGCTTTGCAG CTCTCGGAGTGGCTTGAGTCCAAAAAGCATCTCGAATTTGTTGATAGTGATTATGCTTCTCGTCTTGATTTAATTGCCAAATTGCGTGGCTTGCATGCGGCAGAAGGTTTCATTGAGAGTATTCCAGAATCTTTTAGAGGGGAAATAGTATACCGAACTTTATTAGCTAACTGTGTTGTTCTGAACAATTTGCATAAAGCAGaggaaatttttaataaaatgaaggATTTAGAGTTTCCTGTTACAGCATTTGCGTGCAATCAGTTGCTTTTTCTGTATAAGAGAaatgacaaaaagaaaatagCTGATGTGTTATTGATCATGGAACACGAGAATGTCAAACCTTCGCCTTTGacttttaaaatcttaataGACGCAAAGGGCCAGTCAAAGGATATTGCTGGAATGGATCAAATTGTTGAGAAAATGAAGGGTGAAGGCATTGAACCGGACATCCAGACAAATGCAGTTTTGGTTGGGCATTACATCTCAGCTGGGCTTGATGATAAAGCTAAAGCGTTATTGAAGAAGATGGAAGGTGAGGACTTAAGAGAGAATCGGTGGGTATGTCGAACGTTGCTTCCCCTCTATGCAAACTTGGGGATGGCCGATGAAGTTGGAAGAGTTTGGAAGGTCTGTGAGACACACCCTCGAATTGAGGATTGTTTTGCTGCAATTGAAGCCTGGGGTAAGTTGAAGAAAATTGATGAAGCAGAGGCAGTTTTCGAGATGATGTCAAAGAAATGGAAGCTTACGCCCAAGAACTGCTCAGTGCTACTGAAGGTTTATGCAAACCATAAGATGCTAGTAAAGGCAAAGGATCTTGTTAAGCGAATGGTGGATAGTGGATGTCGATTAGGTCCCTTGACCTGGGATGCATTGGTGAAACTATATGTCCAAGCAGGGGAAGTGGAAAAGGCAGATACTGTTCTGCAGAAGGCAATCCAGCAGAGTAAGGCGAAGCCATTATTTTCGTCCTATCTTACTATTTTACTACAGTATGCTAAGAGGGGCGACATCCATAATTCGGAAAAGATTTTCTATAAAATGAAACAAGCTGGTTATGCATCCCGACCAAGGCAGTACCAAGTTCTTATAGAAGCATATATAAATGCCAAGGTTCCAGCTTATGGGATTAGGGACAGGTTGAAAGGAGACAACATATCTCCCAACAGAACTTTGGCTAACATGTTGGTACAAGTTGATGGATTTAAGAAGAGTCCGGCTTCTGATTTGCTTGATTAA